In a single window of the Acyrthosiphon pisum isolate AL4f chromosome X, pea_aphid_22Mar2018_4r6ur, whole genome shotgun sequence genome:
- the LOC100575291 gene encoding uncharacterized protein LOC100575291 has translation MAFTTRLCMLLAIAVPILAQTFKLPILGIVKLSILPKTNDLPNEYPAQHEKDTQDLENIFSETHMDSCPPFGHSDNSYNVTVLGTIAPKIGGCASMVREPNPYITPSFNLWLGSPKTGGGKCGDKNMDHYIFECRYKFPSFSEEDTLEGWHVLLYDDVWDGHPEFRCALYETVREDPPMFKMVISGTHSCEGLSKRMEQSEQAVPEGSRHIADGSIALIFSRDFPLSPM, from the exons ATGGCGTTCACGACAAGATTATGCATGTTGCTGGCCATCGCAGTCCCCATATTGGCACAAACCTTTAAACTCCCCATATTGGGAATCGTTAAACTCTCCATATTGCCAAAAACCAATGACCTCCCCAATGAATATCCAGCACAACATGAAAAAGACACCCAGGATCTTG AAAATATATTCTCTGAAACGCACATGGATTCCTGTCCACCATTTGGACACTCGGACAACAGCTATAACGTAACGGTGTTAGGCACTATAGCACCGAAAATAGGTGGATGTGCTTCTATGGTACGTGAACCAAACCCCTATATTACACCATCGTTTAATTTGTGGCTGGGCAGTCCCAAAACCGGTGGTGGAAAGTGCGGCGataaaa ATATGGACCACTACATTTTTGAGTGTAGGTATAAATTCCCGTCTTTCTCAGAGGAAGACACACTAGAGGGCTGGCATGTATTGTTATACGACGATGTATGGGACGGACATCCAGAATTCAGATGTGCT TTATACGAAACGGTTAGAGAAGACCCACCAATGTTCAAGATGGTGATTAGTGGGACCCACTCGTGCGAGGGTCTATCGAAGAGAATGGAACAATCTGAGCAAGCGGTTCCCGAGGGGTCCCGACATATCGCCGATGGATCGATAGCTCTTATTTTTAGCAGAGATTTCCCACTATCACCAATGTAG